From Cellulosimicrobium cellulans, the proteins below share one genomic window:
- a CDS encoding patatin-like phospholipase family protein has protein sequence MRTTTPSSAPGTSAAGLPVPDLRASDPVPTSGERALVLGGGGSTGNAWLIGVVAGLADAGLDVSSTADLTVGTSAGATTAAQLAGATPAELYAAALVAPTRPQAGPGGPHAGGDRTRQAADQMARTAAVVAGAQDAADMRRRLGEAALALPSSSDEAVQSRWRATVAARLPNPSWPLRAVHLTAVDARTGESAVFDRRSGVGLVDAVAASCASGFAYRVGEAQYIDGGYRRNENADLAAGHRRVLVLSPFGGRTRAPLDWGLQLAVQVDELRARGSEVEVIVPGPDADHLFGPQAMDLSLRPAAAEAGYERGTALAERVAALWC, from the coding sequence ATGCGCACCACCACACCTTCTTCTGCACCGGGCACCTCAGCAGCAGGTCTCCCGGTACCTGATCTCCGGGCATCCGATCCGGTCCCGACGTCGGGCGAGCGCGCCCTCGTGCTCGGGGGCGGCGGGTCTACCGGCAACGCGTGGCTGATCGGCGTCGTCGCCGGGCTGGCCGACGCCGGGCTCGACGTGTCCTCGACGGCCGACCTGACCGTCGGGACGTCGGCGGGGGCGACGACGGCGGCGCAGCTCGCCGGAGCGACGCCCGCGGAGCTGTACGCGGCCGCCCTCGTCGCGCCCACGCGCCCGCAGGCGGGGCCGGGCGGCCCGCACGCGGGCGGGGACCGCACACGGCAGGCGGCGGACCAGATGGCGCGGACGGCCGCGGTCGTCGCCGGTGCCCAGGACGCGGCCGACATGCGCCGCAGGCTCGGGGAGGCGGCGCTCGCCCTGCCCTCGTCGTCGGACGAGGCGGTGCAGTCCCGGTGGCGGGCCACCGTCGCCGCGCGCCTGCCGAACCCGTCCTGGCCCCTGAGAGCCGTCCACCTCACCGCCGTCGACGCGCGGACCGGTGAGTCCGCCGTCTTCGACCGGCGCAGCGGGGTCGGCCTCGTCGACGCCGTCGCGGCGAGCTGCGCGAGCGGGTTCGCCTACCGGGTCGGGGAGGCGCAGTACATCGACGGGGGATACCGCCGCAACGAGAACGCCGACCTCGCGGCCGGGCACCGGCGCGTGCTGGTGCTGTCACCCTTCGGAGGCAGGACACGGGCGCCGCTGGACTGGGGTCTCCAGCTCGCCGTGCAGGTCGACGAGCTGCGCGCACGGGGGAGCGAGGTCGAGGTGATCGTCCCGGGCCCCGACGCGGACCACCTCTTCGGGCCGCAGGCGATGGACCTGTCGTTGCGCCCGGCGGCGGCCGAGGCCGGGTACGAGCGGGGCACGGCGCTCGCGGAGCGCGTCGCGGCGCTCTGGTGCTGA
- a CDS encoding COX15/CtaA family protein — MSTPPPALDPAPADSPVGAATGDGTTRPDRLARWRRWTRPVLVANLVAQIGIIVTGGAVRLTGSGLGCSTWPQCEPGQFAAKFHPETTYHQFVEYGNRTLTGVLSVIAIAALVLVWTDRSRVLSYRLLGAVPLLGVAAQAVIGGVIVLLHLHPGWVSLHFVVSAALVSVSLLLLHRSGEGDGPPVLTVAARSRALAWTLYGLTALVVVLGVVVTGAGPHSGDEEVGYRFAVDPALMSKLHAWAVWVFVAVLVAYLVSVRRGPQQVRRAAWILLAITLGQGLIGYVQYFTGLPALLVGLHMLGSALLVAGSTRVVLTTRTRA, encoded by the coding sequence GTGAGCACCCCGCCCCCTGCGCTCGACCCCGCTCCCGCCGACAGCCCCGTAGGCGCCGCCACCGGTGACGGCACCACCCGGCCCGACCGGCTCGCTCGCTGGCGCCGCTGGACGCGACCGGTGCTCGTCGCGAACCTCGTGGCGCAGATCGGCATCATCGTCACCGGCGGTGCCGTGCGGCTCACGGGCTCGGGGCTCGGGTGCTCGACCTGGCCGCAGTGCGAGCCCGGGCAGTTCGCGGCGAAGTTCCACCCCGAGACGACGTACCACCAGTTCGTCGAGTACGGGAACCGCACGCTCACCGGGGTGCTGAGCGTCATCGCGATCGCGGCCCTCGTGCTCGTGTGGACCGACCGCTCGCGCGTCCTGTCCTACCGGCTCCTCGGCGCCGTCCCGCTGCTCGGCGTCGCCGCGCAGGCGGTCATCGGCGGCGTGATCGTCCTGCTGCACCTGCACCCGGGGTGGGTGTCGCTGCACTTCGTCGTCTCGGCCGCGCTCGTGTCCGTCTCGCTGCTCCTCCTGCACCGGTCCGGCGAGGGCGACGGGCCGCCCGTCCTGACGGTCGCGGCACGCTCGCGCGCGCTCGCCTGGACGCTGTACGGGCTGACGGCGCTCGTTGTCGTCCTCGGCGTCGTCGTCACCGGCGCCGGCCCGCACAGCGGCGACGAGGAGGTCGGCTACCGCTTCGCCGTCGACCCCGCGCTCATGAGCAAGCTCCACGCGTGGGCCGTGTGGGTCTTCGTCGCCGTCCTCGTCGCCTACCTCGTGAGCGTCCGTCGCGGGCCGCAGCAGGTGCGCCGTGCGGCCTGGATCCTGCTCGCGATCACGCTGGGGCAGGGACTGATCGGGTACGTCCAGTACTTCACCGGCCTGCCCGCGCTCCTCGTCGGGCTGCACATGCTCGGCTCGGCGCTCCTCGTCGCCGGCTCGACGCGCGTCGTCCTGACGACCCGCACCCGCGCCTGA
- a CDS encoding ABC transporter permease, producing the protein MSTTPRTTSETRNPSQTPSTELAAPAWRRVVAQTAFETRMILRNGEQLLVTIILPVMLLLGLVLTSFVDLDTGGATRVDFVTPGVLALAVMSTAFTSQAIATAFDRRNGVLRLMSTTPLGRGGLLAGKVLGVLAVEVVQVVVITAVALALGWQPDPAGIPAALLAVLLGTAAFTSLAMLLAGTLRAEGVLAVANLVLVLLTVGGGVLVPADQLPGPLEHVALLLPSGALGEAMRGALLDGSVPPFSVVVLLGWTAALGWGAGKLFRWT; encoded by the coding sequence ATGAGCACGACCCCGCGGACGACGTCCGAGACCCGGAACCCGAGCCAGACCCCGAGCACGGAGCTCGCCGCGCCCGCGTGGCGCCGCGTCGTGGCCCAGACGGCGTTCGAGACGCGCATGATCCTGCGCAACGGCGAGCAACTCCTCGTCACGATCATCCTGCCGGTCATGCTCCTGCTCGGGCTGGTGCTCACGTCGTTCGTCGACCTCGACACGGGCGGCGCGACGCGCGTCGACTTCGTGACGCCCGGCGTCCTCGCGCTCGCCGTGATGTCGACGGCGTTCACGTCGCAGGCCATCGCGACGGCATTCGACCGGCGCAACGGCGTCCTGCGCCTCATGTCGACCACTCCCCTGGGCCGCGGCGGCCTCCTCGCGGGGAAGGTGCTCGGCGTCCTCGCCGTCGAGGTCGTGCAGGTCGTGGTCATCACGGCCGTCGCGCTCGCGCTCGGCTGGCAGCCCGACCCGGCGGGGATCCCCGCGGCCCTCCTTGCGGTGCTGCTCGGGACAGCCGCCTTCACCTCGCTCGCGATGCTGCTCGCGGGCACCCTGCGCGCCGAGGGCGTGCTCGCCGTCGCGAACCTCGTCCTCGTGCTGCTCACCGTCGGCGGCGGCGTCCTCGTCCCGGCGGACCAGCTCCCCGGTCCCCTCGAGCACGTCGCGCTCCTGCTGCCGTCGGGCGCCCTCGGCGAAGCGATGCGCGGCGCGCTGCTCGACGGCTCCGTGCCGCCGTTCTCCGTCGTCGTGCTGCTCGGCTGGACCGCCGCGCTCGGCTGGGGCGCGGGCAAGCTCTTCCGCTGGACCTGA
- a CDS encoding ABC transporter ATP-binding protein: MPAPAVLVHDLVKRYDGRAVVDGVSLTAERGAITAVLGPNGAGKTTTVECCEGLRSPDAGRVEVLGLDPLTDARDLRPRVGVMLQDGGLPTGVRALEMLRHVASMYARPRDVGELTERLGLESFARTTVRRLSGGQRQRLALAAAIVGRPEVVFLDEPSAGMDPQSRHAVWELVRELRAEGVGIVLTTHLMDEAEDLADHVYVVDHGKVIAAGATRDLLESGADGEADRTVRFEATPGLGLDGLSDALAGAGLPDGAAAPAAWSVAEPQPGSYTLTGPADPATLVALTTWLAARGVLASRVTVGRRTLEDVFLDLTGRHLR; encoded by the coding sequence GTGCCCGCCCCCGCCGTGCTCGTGCACGACCTCGTCAAGCGCTACGACGGTCGTGCCGTCGTCGACGGCGTGTCCCTCACCGCCGAGCGCGGCGCGATCACCGCGGTGCTCGGCCCCAACGGCGCCGGCAAGACCACGACGGTCGAGTGCTGCGAGGGCCTGCGCTCCCCCGACGCCGGGCGTGTCGAGGTCCTCGGCCTCGACCCGTTGACCGACGCGCGCGACCTGCGCCCGCGCGTCGGCGTCATGCTCCAGGACGGCGGGCTCCCGACGGGGGTGCGCGCCCTGGAGATGCTGCGGCACGTCGCGTCGATGTACGCGCGGCCGCGCGACGTCGGCGAGCTCACCGAGCGCCTGGGGCTGGAGAGCTTCGCGCGCACGACCGTCCGGCGGCTGTCCGGCGGGCAGCGGCAGCGCCTCGCGCTCGCCGCGGCGATCGTCGGGCGTCCGGAGGTCGTCTTCCTCGACGAGCCGAGCGCGGGCATGGACCCGCAGAGCCGGCACGCCGTGTGGGAGCTCGTCCGCGAGCTGCGCGCGGAGGGCGTGGGGATCGTCCTCACGACCCACCTCATGGACGAGGCGGAGGACCTGGCCGACCACGTCTACGTCGTCGACCACGGCAAGGTCATCGCCGCGGGCGCGACGCGCGACCTGCTCGAGTCCGGCGCCGACGGCGAGGCGGACCGCACCGTCCGCTTCGAGGCCACGCCCGGGCTCGGGCTCGACGGGCTGAGCGACGCGCTCGCCGGAGCAGGTCTGCCCGACGGCGCGGCCGCCCCCGCGGCGTGGAGCGTCGCCGAGCCCCAGCCCGGCTCGTACACCCTCACCGGCCCTGCCGACCCCGCGACGCTCGTGGCGCTGACGACGTGGCTCGCCGCGCGCGGCGTCCTCGCCTCGCGCGTCACGGTGGGTCGCCGCACGCTCGAGGACGTGTTCCTCGACCTGACGGGACGGCACCTGCGATGA
- a CDS encoding helix-turn-helix transcriptional regulator yields MAAGSVRPDALRAATPAVGQAAAPTAVPPADVDRRTRERVLELVASAGPVSAADLAATLGLTPAAVRRHLALLEEDDLVAVHDAGQHTGMRGRPARRYVTTSAGQGELSGTYADLATQALRYLRDVAGPDAVERFAQDRLAELADRYEGRLDADDVEGRAAQLAAALADDGYAASVRPVPGTSAVQLCQGHCPVQHVAEEFPQLCEAEAQVFAKLLGSHVQRLSTLATGAHACTTNVPVRARGRPTSGKT; encoded by the coding sequence ATGGCCGCAGGATCCGTCCGACCGGACGCGCTGCGCGCTGCCACCCCCGCGGTCGGGCAGGCCGCAGCGCCGACCGCTGTGCCCCCCGCCGACGTCGACCGCCGCACGCGCGAGCGCGTGCTCGAGCTCGTCGCGAGCGCGGGCCCCGTGAGCGCCGCCGACCTCGCCGCGACGCTCGGGCTCACGCCCGCCGCCGTCCGCCGCCACCTCGCCCTCCTCGAGGAGGACGACCTCGTCGCCGTGCACGACGCCGGGCAGCACACCGGGATGCGCGGCCGCCCCGCGCGGCGGTACGTCACGACGTCGGCCGGGCAGGGCGAGCTGAGCGGCACCTACGCCGACCTCGCGACCCAGGCGCTGCGGTACCTGCGCGACGTCGCGGGACCGGACGCCGTCGAGCGCTTCGCCCAGGACCGGCTCGCCGAGCTCGCCGACCGCTACGAGGGCCGGCTCGACGCGGACGACGTCGAGGGCCGGGCCGCCCAGCTCGCGGCGGCGCTCGCGGACGACGGCTACGCGGCGAGCGTGCGCCCCGTCCCCGGCACCTCCGCGGTGCAGCTCTGCCAGGGTCACTGCCCCGTGCAGCACGTCGCGGAGGAGTTCCCGCAGCTCTGCGAGGCGGAGGCGCAGGTCTTCGCCAAGCTGCTCGGCTCGCACGTGCAGCGACTCTCGACGCTCGCCACGGGCGCGCACGCGTGCACGACCAACGTCCCCGTCCGGGCGCGCGGTCGCCCGACGTCGGGCAAGACCTGA
- the sufB gene encoding Fe-S cluster assembly protein SufB: protein MSAPTQDATGTAQPTGEKQTDDEIIASIGAYGYGWHDSDAAGEAAQRGLSEDVVRNISALKDEPEWMLKTRLKALRLFDKKPMPNWGSDLTGIDFDNIKYFVRSTEKQAASWDDLPEDIKETYDKLGIPEAEKQRLVAGVAAQYESEVVYHQINEELERQGVIFLDTDTALREHPELFQEYFGTVIPSGDNKFAALNSAVWSGGSFVYVPPGVHVEIPLQAYFRINTENMGQFERTLIIADEGSYVHYVEGCTAPIYSSDSLHSAVVEIIVKKNARVRYTTIQNWSNNVYNLVTKRATAAEGATMEWVDGNIGSKVTMKYPAIYLLGEHARGETLSIAFAGEGQHQDAGAKMVHAAPHTSSSIVSKSVARGGGRTSYRGLVQVLEGASHSASTVLCDALLVDQVSRSDTYPYVDVREDDVSMGHEATVSRVSEDQLFYLMSRGMEETEAMAMIVRGFVEPIARELPMEYALELNRLIELQMEGSVG, encoded by the coding sequence ATGAGCGCTCCCACCCAGGACGCCACCGGCACGGCCCAGCCGACCGGTGAGAAGCAGACCGACGACGAGATCATCGCCTCGATCGGCGCCTACGGATACGGCTGGCACGACAGCGACGCCGCCGGGGAGGCCGCGCAGCGCGGCCTGTCCGAGGACGTCGTGCGCAACATCTCGGCGCTGAAGGACGAGCCCGAGTGGATGCTCAAGACGCGTCTCAAGGCCCTGCGCCTCTTCGACAAGAAGCCCATGCCGAACTGGGGCTCCGACCTCACGGGCATCGACTTCGACAACATCAAGTACTTCGTGCGCTCCACGGAGAAGCAGGCCGCCTCGTGGGACGACCTGCCCGAGGACATCAAGGAGACGTACGACAAGCTCGGCATCCCCGAGGCGGAGAAGCAGCGCCTCGTCGCGGGCGTCGCGGCCCAGTACGAGTCCGAGGTGGTCTACCACCAGATCAACGAGGAGCTCGAGCGCCAGGGCGTGATCTTCCTCGACACGGACACCGCGCTGCGCGAGCACCCGGAGCTCTTCCAGGAGTACTTCGGCACCGTCATCCCGTCGGGCGACAACAAGTTCGCGGCGCTCAACTCGGCCGTGTGGTCGGGCGGGTCGTTCGTCTACGTCCCGCCGGGCGTGCACGTCGAGATCCCGCTGCAGGCCTACTTCCGCATCAACACGGAGAACATGGGCCAGTTCGAGCGGACGCTGATCATCGCGGACGAGGGCTCGTACGTGCACTACGTCGAGGGCTGCACCGCGCCGATCTACTCGTCCGACTCGCTGCACTCCGCGGTCGTCGAGATCATCGTCAAGAAGAACGCCCGCGTGCGGTACACGACCATCCAGAACTGGTCGAACAACGTGTACAACCTCGTGACCAAGCGGGCGACCGCGGCCGAGGGCGCGACGATGGAGTGGGTCGACGGCAACATCGGCTCCAAGGTCACCATGAAGTACCCGGCGATCTACCTGCTCGGCGAGCACGCGCGCGGCGAGACGCTCTCGATCGCGTTCGCGGGCGAGGGCCAGCACCAGGACGCCGGGGCCAAGATGGTCCACGCGGCGCCGCACACGTCGTCGTCCATCGTGTCGAAGTCGGTCGCGCGCGGCGGTGGCCGCACGTCCTACCGCGGCCTGGTCCAGGTCCTCGAGGGCGCCTCGCACTCGGCCTCGACCGTGCTGTGCGACGCGCTGCTCGTCGACCAGGTCTCCCGGTCCGACACCTACCCGTACGTCGACGTCCGCGAGGACGACGTGTCCATGGGGCACGAGGCGACGGTCTCGCGGGTGAGCGAGGACCAGCTGTTCTACCTCATGTCCCGAGGCATGGAGGAGACCGAGGCGATGGCCATGATCGTGCGCGGGTTCGTCGAGCCCATCGCGCGCGAGCTGCCCATGGAGTACGCGCTCGAGCTCAACCGCCTCATCGAGCTGCAGATGGAAGGGTCCGTCGGCTGA
- the sufD gene encoding Fe-S cluster assembly protein SufD — translation MTTTTIPEEAGLTTDHSRAQADGAHSHGVVPQGSRAERLTSFDLADIPVPHGREEEWRFSPVARLAPLFDEKLVGQSGGGDVRVTVVEAPEVEVSIVGRDDARLGTAGKPGDRTAVTAWNAFEQSTVVTVPKEAVASDVTSVRVEGHGSTPTASHVLVRAERHSEAVVVLDHVGTATLNETVEIVVEDGAHLTVVSVQDWADGAVHASSHRARIGRDARLKHVVVTLGGDVVRVTPDAEFTAEGGDVEMVGLYFADADQHQEHRLFVDHAVPRCKSRVTYKGALQGEGAHAVWVGDVLIRAEAEGTDTYELNRNLVLTDGGRADSVPNLEIETGEIEGAGHASATGRFDDEQLFYLQARGIPEAEARRLVVRGFFAELIQEIGVASVEERLLEAIERELSKSMSIIDGSAELAEATA, via the coding sequence ATGACCACCACCACCATTCCCGAAGAGGCCGGTCTGACCACCGACCACTCGCGCGCGCAGGCCGACGGGGCGCACTCCCACGGCGTCGTGCCCCAGGGCTCGCGCGCCGAGCGGCTCACGTCGTTCGACCTCGCCGACATCCCCGTGCCCCACGGGCGCGAGGAGGAGTGGCGCTTCTCGCCCGTCGCGCGCCTCGCACCGCTGTTCGACGAGAAGCTCGTCGGGCAGAGCGGCGGCGGCGACGTGCGCGTCACGGTCGTCGAGGCCCCCGAGGTCGAGGTCTCGATCGTGGGCCGCGACGACGCACGGCTCGGCACCGCCGGCAAGCCGGGCGACCGCACCGCCGTGACGGCGTGGAACGCGTTCGAGCAGTCGACGGTCGTCACGGTGCCGAAGGAGGCCGTCGCCTCGGACGTCACGTCCGTGCGCGTCGAGGGCCACGGCTCCACGCCGACCGCGAGCCACGTCCTCGTGCGTGCCGAGCGGCACTCGGAGGCCGTCGTCGTGCTCGACCACGTCGGGACCGCGACGCTCAACGAGACGGTCGAGATCGTCGTCGAGGACGGCGCGCACCTCACGGTCGTGTCGGTCCAGGACTGGGCCGACGGCGCCGTGCACGCCTCCTCGCACCGCGCCCGCATCGGGCGCGACGCGCGGCTCAAGCACGTGGTCGTGACGCTCGGCGGCGACGTCGTGCGCGTCACCCCGGACGCGGAGTTCACGGCCGAGGGCGGCGACGTCGAGATGGTCGGCCTCTACTTCGCGGACGCGGACCAGCACCAGGAGCACCGCCTGTTCGTCGACCACGCCGTGCCGCGCTGCAAGTCGCGCGTCACGTACAAGGGCGCGCTGCAGGGCGAGGGGGCGCACGCGGTGTGGGTGGGCGACGTGCTCATCCGCGCCGAGGCCGAGGGCACCGACACCTACGAGCTCAACCGCAACCTCGTCCTCACGGACGGCGGGCGCGCGGACTCGGTGCCGAACCTCGAGATCGAGACGGGCGAGATCGAGGGCGCGGGGCACGCGTCCGCGACCGGCCGGTTCGACGACGAGCAGCTCTTCTACCTGCAGGCCCGCGGCATCCCGGAGGCCGAGGCGCGCCGCCTCGTCGTTCGTGGCTTCTTCGCGGAGCTCATCCAGGAGATCGGCGTCGCGTCGGTCGAGGAGCGCCTGCTCGAGGCGATCGAGCGCGAGCTGAGCAAGTCCATGTCGATCATCGACGGGAGCGCCGAGCTCGCCGAGGCGACCGCGTGA
- a CDS encoding non-heme iron oxygenase ferredoxin subunit: MTAQPACTTSDLGPEEALRVELPAEDGRVVEVAVIRDGDGDWHAISDICSHGAVSLSDGEVEGCFVECWLHGSQFDVRTGMPTALPAMRPVPVYPVTVDGEQVLVDVDRVVAPT, encoded by the coding sequence GTGACCGCACAGCCCGCCTGCACGACGTCCGACCTCGGCCCGGAGGAGGCGCTCCGCGTCGAGCTCCCGGCCGAGGACGGGCGCGTCGTCGAGGTCGCGGTCATCCGTGACGGCGACGGCGACTGGCACGCGATCTCGGACATCTGCTCCCACGGGGCGGTGTCCCTGTCGGACGGCGAGGTCGAGGGCTGCTTCGTCGAGTGCTGGCTGCACGGCTCGCAGTTCGACGTGCGGACCGGCATGCCGACCGCGCTGCCCGCGATGCGCCCCGTGCCCGTGTATCCGGTGACGGTCGACGGCGAGCAGGTGCTCGTCGACGTCGACCGCGTCGTCGCTCCCACCTGA
- the sufC gene encoding Fe-S cluster assembly ATPase SufC, with translation MSTLEIRDLHVSVETKEGPKPILRGVDLTIASGEVHAIMGPNGSGKSTLAYSIAGHPKYQVTSGTVTLDGEDVLAMSVDERARAGLFLAMQYPVEVPGVSVSNFLRTAKTAIDGEAPALRHWVKDVKGAMERLRMDDSFAERSVNEGFSGGEKKRHEILQMELLKPKFAVLDETDSGLDVDALRIVSEGVNRVHGDTDAGILLITHYTRILRYIKPDFVHVFVDGKVAEEGGSELADRLEEEGYDRYLTGSVESASAASA, from the coding sequence ATGTCCACTCTCGAGATCCGCGACCTGCACGTCAGCGTCGAGACCAAGGAAGGGCCGAAGCCGATCCTGCGCGGCGTCGACCTGACGATCGCCAGCGGCGAGGTCCACGCCATCATGGGCCCGAACGGCTCGGGCAAGTCCACGCTCGCCTACTCGATCGCCGGCCACCCCAAGTACCAGGTCACCAGCGGCACCGTGACGCTCGACGGCGAGGACGTCCTCGCGATGAGCGTCGACGAGCGCGCCCGCGCGGGCCTGTTCCTCGCCATGCAGTACCCGGTCGAGGTCCCCGGCGTGTCCGTGTCGAACTTCCTGCGCACCGCCAAGACCGCGATCGACGGCGAGGCCCCCGCGCTGCGCCACTGGGTCAAGGACGTCAAGGGCGCCATGGAGCGCCTGCGCATGGACGACTCCTTCGCCGAGCGCTCGGTCAACGAGGGCTTCTCCGGTGGCGAGAAGAAGCGCCACGAGATCCTCCAGATGGAGCTCCTCAAGCCGAAGTTCGCCGTCCTCGACGAGACCGACTCGGGCCTCGACGTCGACGCGCTGCGCATCGTCTCCGAGGGCGTGAACCGCGTCCACGGCGACACCGACGCGGGCATCCTGCTCATCACGCACTACACGCGCATCCTGCGCTACATCAAGCCGGACTTCGTCCACGTCTTCGTCGACGGCAAGGTCGCCGAGGAGGGCGGCTCCGAGCTCGCCGACCGCCTGGAGGAGGAGGGCTACGACCGCTACCTCACGGGCTCGGTCGAGTCCGCCTCGGCCGCCTCGGCCTGA